In a genomic window of Candidatus Krumholzibacteriota bacterium:
- a CDS encoding 6-carboxytetrahydropterin synthase, with product MGARYTVSTEIGFSASHSLSHHEGDCRRLHGHNWIVRVSYEFERLDDAGLTVDFLVLRRQLEAAILPRFDHRHLNDMPPFEGVDPTSERIAAEIYRVLNEEAVFDRGRLVEVELWETPVDMVRYREEG from the coding sequence ATGGGCGCGCGCTATACCGTCTCGACGGAGATCGGGTTCTCCGCCTCGCATTCCCTCTCGCACCACGAAGGGGACTGCCGGCGGCTGCACGGCCACAACTGGATCGTGCGCGTCAGCTACGAGTTCGAGCGTCTCGACGACGCCGGCCTCACCGTCGATTTCCTCGTACTCCGCAGGCAACTCGAGGCGGCGATCCTGCCGCGGTTCGACCACCGCCACCTCAACGACATGCCTCCCTTCGAGGGCGTCGATCCGACCTCCGAGCGGATCGCCGCGGAGATTTACCGGGTCCTGAACGAGGAGGCCGTCTTCGATCGCGGCCGTCTCGTCGAGGTCGAACTGTGGGAGACCCCGGTCGACATGGTGCGATACCGTGAAGAGGGCTGA